One Acetonema longum DSM 6540 DNA window includes the following coding sequences:
- a CDS encoding BCCT family transporter, with the protein MEKESKKKDSWKTQMNWASFGMSSGFLFSFIIACLINRDVTYSIVKVCFDFVAGYFGGLLQVMLVVFWIIVMMIALSKCGKIRIGGKNAKKAVSTFSWYSIIIMTMTAAGGMFWAGAEPFVHFMSLPAHFPGIQSGTSEAVNYAMAQSFLHWGVLVWGASAFCIPLLVYAKEIKNLPMRPSSMLYPVLGEKGVRGVPGKVLDGLALIGVAAGTVGPTGFIGLQLSFVLHDLWGVPDTVATQMIVIAVAMVLFIFSACTGLHKGMDYLAKATVYLTVVLGAAMMIFGRGLFSVDSFITGYGIYITDFFKMAFSRADISWVSIWTVFYEAWFLSFGPSMAVLVITLSKGRTLREVLIGIAVMCPLFTNFWFAILGSPTIAVEIQNPGVISAAFNNFGVPSVLFTMLHHIPLSSIWIPIAIALVALHLVDTGAGVAYSMSTQVTNMDVPYVWVRAMFCVLLAAVAALLVWIGDDNAMNTLQSFMVIGGLPMLIFYIILIPGVYKAAKGLYRSKKHRLDPDDDFIEEEPVETVLAAAAEASPADNQTL; encoded by the coding sequence ATGGAGAAGGAGTCAAAGAAAAAAGACTCATGGAAAACGCAGATGAACTGGGCTAGTTTTGGGATGTCCAGTGGTTTCCTATTCTCTTTTATCATAGCCTGTCTGATAAACAGGGATGTCACCTATAGTATAGTAAAGGTCTGTTTCGACTTCGTCGCCGGATATTTCGGCGGATTACTTCAAGTAATGCTGGTGGTATTCTGGATTATAGTCATGATGATTGCACTTTCCAAATGTGGAAAGATACGCATTGGAGGCAAGAATGCCAAGAAGGCTGTGTCGACCTTCAGCTGGTATTCGATCATTATCATGACCATGACTGCTGCCGGCGGCATGTTCTGGGCCGGAGCGGAACCGTTTGTACATTTTATGTCTTTGCCTGCGCATTTCCCAGGCATCCAGTCCGGAACCAGTGAAGCCGTGAACTATGCGATGGCCCAGAGCTTCCTGCACTGGGGCGTTCTGGTGTGGGGAGCGTCCGCATTCTGTATTCCCCTGCTGGTCTATGCCAAAGAGATAAAGAACCTGCCCATGCGCCCGAGTTCCATGCTCTATCCCGTGCTGGGTGAAAAAGGCGTCCGGGGTGTGCCCGGCAAGGTGCTGGACGGCCTGGCTCTTATCGGCGTCGCGGCCGGCACTGTAGGGCCCACCGGCTTTATTGGCCTGCAACTATCTTTTGTGCTCCATGATCTATGGGGCGTGCCCGATACTGTCGCCACCCAAATGATCGTCATCGCGGTGGCCATGGTGCTGTTCATCTTCAGCGCCTGTACCGGATTGCACAAGGGCATGGATTACCTGGCCAAAGCTACCGTCTACCTCACCGTGGTGCTGGGGGCGGCCATGATGATCTTCGGAAGAGGGCTGTTCTCTGTCGATTCTTTCATAACCGGCTATGGCATCTATATAACCGATTTTTTCAAGATGGCTTTCTCCCGCGCTGACATCTCCTGGGTAAGCATCTGGACTGTTTTCTATGAGGCCTGGTTTCTCAGCTTCGGACCCTCCATGGCCGTGCTTGTCATAACCCTTTCCAAGGGACGCACCCTGCGGGAGGTGCTTATCGGCATTGCTGTCATGTGTCCCCTCTTCACAAACTTCTGGTTTGCTATTCTGGGCAGCCCGACCATAGCAGTTGAGATACAGAATCCCGGAGTCATCTCTGCCGCCTTCAATAATTTCGGAGTACCTTCCGTGCTTTTCACCATGCTGCATCATATCCCTCTGTCTTCCATCTGGATACCGATAGCCATAGCCCTTGTGGCTCTTCACTTGGTTGATACCGGTGCCGGCGTAGCTTACAGTATGTCCACGCAGGTCACCAACATGGATGTTCCGTATGTCTGGGTGCGGGCCATGTTCTGTGTTTTGCTGGCTGCAGTGGCGGCCCTTCTGGTGTGGATAGGTGACGACAACGCCATGAACACATTGCAAAGCTTCATGGTAATAGGGGGGCTGCCGATGCTCATCTTCTATATAATTTTGATACCTGGCGTGTACAAGGCGGCCAAGGGACTGTATCGTAGCAAGAAGCACAGGTTGGACCCTGACGACGACTTTATTGAGGAAGAACCCGTGGAGACTGTGCTTGCTGCAGCGGCTGAGGCGAGCCCTGCGGACAACCAGACCCTGTGA
- a CDS encoding RidA family protein has protein sequence MLKSAGSPQAIGPYSHGTKYGDSIITSGQIPLDPKTNEMITEIKQATQIVLSNLLSTVKAGGGRLNAVAKVDVFVKSLDDFAVINEAYSAFFRGHKPARVLVEAGNIPADALLEAAMITFAANGNRQSLQAKKKNRTVTARMWFRRQYLILMYGEEET, from the coding sequence ATTCTTAAAAGCGCGGGTTCCCCGCAGGCAATTGGTCCATATTCCCATGGCACGAAATACGGTGACAGTATCATCACTTCAGGTCAGATTCCTCTGGACCCGAAAACAAATGAAATGATAACAGAAATCAAACAGGCGACGCAAATTGTTCTTAGTAATCTGCTCTCGACCGTGAAAGCTGGCGGCGGCAGACTGAATGCAGTAGCCAAAGTTGATGTGTTTGTGAAAAGCCTTGATGATTTTGCAGTAATCAACGAGGCTTATTCTGCATTCTTTAGAGGTCACAAACCTGCCCGCGTGTTGGTAGAGGCGGGAAATATCCCTGCTGATGCCCTGCTGGAAGCCGCTATGATTACTTTTGCAGCCAACGGCAATCGACAAAGTCTCCAGGCAAAAAAGAAAAATCGTACAGTAACAGCAAGAATGTGGTTTAGAAGGCAATATCTAATACTAATGTACGGGGAGGAAGAGACATGA
- a CDS encoding BCCT family transporter, with protein sequence MKQKELDQQMNLWAFGPAITVLAIFIGSGVFFQKELGAFLNSLLYGMADYFGWYINLLSLSCIFIVLAFVIYKYGDVKIGGEDAKPDFKTFNWLAMTISGSIGTGILFWAMGEPIFHYAMPPTGAGVEPFSRKAAIFAVSQAMWNWSFIQYSVYAMCAVAFALVTYNRKQCLSFGSLIECVFRRPIPWLTTAVHGLVICCLCGAVANSMGVGLLQVGAGIEKLFGIPQSKMIWLIIAVGIGVVFTISCVAGIGNGLKRLSTIKICIFSSVLVFVVVFGDTIFMSKLSTEAVGNMIDTWGTKTTTLNAMVPEDKWSADWIIQYWASFFVYAPVIGMFLSRLAKGRTVRQFVLVSVVVPSIFCMMWIGIFGSMTLSLQTKGVLNIWEAVNTYGMQTAIFQILSTMPLGSLLIAAFIVSTCISFCCLADPMAAVLSTLSVRRLQIDDEAPKKIKILMGIIITTVSYLLVASGGVNSIKGVFVLIGLPISFLMILCFFAAFKLCSECLTMENHGVVDDSDADCDCAPPTATVCTPECYQATRD encoded by the coding sequence GTGAAACAAAAAGAACTTGATCAGCAAATGAACCTATGGGCATTTGGACCCGCAATTACAGTATTGGCAATTTTCATCGGCAGCGGGGTTTTCTTTCAGAAAGAGCTTGGGGCTTTCTTAAACAGCCTGTTGTATGGCATGGCTGACTATTTCGGCTGGTATATCAACCTGTTATCGCTTAGCTGTATATTTATTGTGCTGGCATTTGTTATTTACAAATATGGAGATGTAAAAATTGGCGGCGAGGACGCAAAACCTGATTTCAAAACCTTTAACTGGCTGGCAATGACAATTTCCGGCTCCATCGGAACCGGCATATTGTTCTGGGCCATGGGCGAACCCATTTTCCATTATGCCATGCCGCCTACCGGCGCAGGCGTGGAACCCTTTTCCAGAAAAGCCGCTATCTTTGCAGTTTCACAGGCTATGTGGAACTGGTCGTTTATCCAATATTCCGTGTATGCCATGTGCGCGGTTGCCTTTGCCCTCGTGACCTATAACCGTAAACAGTGCCTTTCCTTCGGTTCGCTGATTGAGTGCGTGTTCCGCAGACCCATTCCCTGGCTGACAACCGCTGTCCACGGACTTGTTATCTGTTGTTTGTGCGGTGCTGTTGCAAACTCAATGGGCGTCGGCCTGCTGCAGGTTGGTGCTGGCATTGAAAAGCTGTTTGGTATACCACAGTCGAAAATGATTTGGTTGATTATTGCAGTTGGTATTGGGGTTGTTTTCACCATTTCCTGTGTAGCCGGTATTGGAAACGGCCTCAAAAGGCTATCTACGATCAAAATCTGTATTTTCAGCAGCGTACTGGTATTTGTGGTCGTCTTTGGCGATACCATATTTATGAGCAAACTCAGCACAGAAGCGGTTGGCAATATGATTGACACATGGGGGACTAAAACCACCACACTCAACGCAATGGTTCCGGAAGATAAATGGTCGGCGGATTGGATCATCCAGTACTGGGCTTCTTTCTTCGTGTACGCACCGGTTATTGGGATGTTTCTCAGTCGTCTGGCTAAAGGCCGTACGGTTCGCCAATTCGTATTGGTCAGTGTGGTAGTACCGTCGATATTTTGTATGATGTGGATCGGTATCTTTGGCAGCATGACCCTCAGTCTACAAACCAAGGGAGTTTTAAACATCTGGGAGGCTGTTAACACCTATGGAATGCAGACTGCTATTTTCCAAATATTGTCTACTATGCCATTGGGATCACTGCTAATAGCTGCGTTCATAGTCTCGACCTGCATCTCTTTTTGTTGCCTTGCAGACCCTATGGCGGCGGTTTTATCCACGCTCAGTGTGCGCAGGCTTCAGATTGACGATGAAGCGCCTAAAAAGATCAAAATCCTAATGGGGATCATTATTACTACCGTTTCCTATCTGCTGGTAGCGTCCGGTGGCGTAAATTCTATAAAAGGCGTGTTTGTTTTGATTGGACTTCCCATTTCATTCTTAATGATTCTCTGCTTTTTCGCAGCCTTCAAACTGTGCAGCGAGTGCCTGACAATGGAAAACCATGGTGTTGTAGATGATAGCGATGCAGATTGTGATTGTGCGCCGCCAACCGCCACGGTTTGCACTCCGGAATGCTATCAGGCCACTCGCGATTAA
- a CDS encoding PDC sensor domain-containing protein translates to MKNYGKTHPGTLYIAIGTELGGYVLWPESSNSANFDPRKRPWYKAALNGGDEISRTEPYVDSVSGNLIVSNSTPIKNSEGNRRYRS, encoded by the coding sequence TTGAAAAATTATGGAAAGACTCATCCGGGAACTCTTTATATAGCTATAGGCACTGAATTAGGAGGCTATGTTCTATGGCCGGAAAGCAGCAACTCTGCAAACTTCGATCCTCGTAAAAGGCCTTGGTATAAAGCTGCCCTCAATGGCGGAGATGAAATTTCCCGGACAGAGCCCTATGTTGATTCGGTAAGCGGCAATCTAATTGTCAGTAACTCCACGCCAATAAAAAACTCTGAGGGGAATCGGCGTTATAGAAGTTGA
- a CDS encoding acetate--CoA ligase family protein: MSLDKVLVKISETADKYKGKIKELDLNPVLVTENGVSIADALLVKYV; encoded by the coding sequence ATTAGCCTTGATAAGGTACTAGTGAAGATCAGCGAAACCGCTGATAAATATAAAGGAAAGATAAAAGAGTTGGATTTAAATCCTGTGCTTGTTACCGAGAACGGAGTTTCCATTGCAGATGCGTTATTAGTCAAATATGTTTAA
- a CDS encoding RidA family protein, with product MSIEFISSPELPKAVGPYSYGTKYGNIILTSGQIAMDPKTGEMVTEIKAATKMVLGNLLSVVVAGGGRLDTIARVDVYLKDLKDFNAFNDAYAEFFGSHKPARVTVQAGDLAEGATVEAAVTAFAIM from the coding sequence ATGTCTATCGAATTTATCAGCAGCCCCGAGCTGCCAAAGGCTGTTGGCCCCTATTCCTATGGCACGAAGTACGGTAATATTATCCTGACCTCCGGGCAGATCGCCATGGACCCTAAGACCGGCGAGATGGTAACGGAAATAAAGGCTGCGACGAAAATGGTGCTCGGCAATCTGCTGTCCGTCGTCGTAGCCGGTGGCGGAAGGCTGGATACCATTGCCAGGGTGGACGTATATCTGAAAGACCTCAAAGACTTTAACGCTTTCAACGATGCCTATGCCGAGTTTTTCGGCAGCCACAAACCCGCCCGCGTCACGGTACAGGCCGGAGATCTGGCCGAGGGGGCCACGGTAGAGGCGGCTGTTACTGCTTTCGCGATAATGTAA
- a CDS encoding proline racemase family protein yields the protein MSFKRIFHAVETHSGEPMRVVTGGVPNIPGNTVYEQMKWLEKNDDQVRMLMLREPRGYPPLCCNLIVPPKHPDAAAGYIIMEQVEYPVMSGGNTISVATVLLETGMIPMQEPVTEFQLEAPAGLIGIKAECHNGKVTQVTFKNVPAFAPYIDTVIDVPELGKVTVDVGWGGMFYVIADIRQFDWVKLVPEQGREITRISSLILRAAQDQLPVEHPDYPGVGITISQLSGPTDNPEADWKNAVTVASGAVDFNNPATWTGALDRCPCGTGTCAKMATLYAKGKLKLNEPFRHEGLMGTVYTGHLVEEVQIGKYKGVIPTIGGQSWIYGYSTYVLDPSDPFVNGYTIGDIWA from the coding sequence ATGAGCTTCAAAAGAATATTCCACGCAGTGGAAACCCACTCAGGGGAACCTATGAGGGTAGTTACCGGCGGCGTGCCCAATATTCCAGGAAATACGGTTTATGAGCAGATGAAGTGGCTTGAAAAAAATGATGACCAGGTGCGCATGCTGATGCTGCGCGAGCCAAGAGGCTATCCGCCGCTGTGCTGTAACCTGATTGTGCCGCCTAAACACCCGGATGCTGCCGCAGGTTACATTATTATGGAGCAAGTGGAATACCCTGTCATGAGCGGGGGAAATACCATTTCCGTAGCGACAGTTCTACTGGAAACCGGTATGATCCCGATGCAGGAGCCGGTTACCGAGTTTCAACTTGAGGCTCCTGCCGGCTTGATTGGGATTAAAGCCGAGTGCCATAATGGCAAAGTTACACAAGTAACATTTAAAAATGTGCCTGCTTTTGCTCCTTATATTGATACTGTGATTGATGTGCCTGAACTTGGTAAAGTAACAGTCGATGTTGGCTGGGGCGGTATGTTCTACGTTATCGCCGATATACGGCAATTTGACTGGGTGAAGCTGGTGCCGGAACAGGGTCGGGAAATTACCAGGATTTCCTCTCTGATTCTGAGAGCTGCCCAGGATCAACTGCCGGTAGAGCACCCGGATTATCCCGGTGTTGGAATTACCATTTCGCAGCTTTCCGGCCCAACTGATAATCCAGAGGCCGATTGGAAAAATGCCGTTACTGTTGCCAGCGGAGCGGTAGATTTCAATAATCCTGCCACCTGGACTGGCGCGCTCGACCGTTGCCCCTGCGGAACCGGTACTTGTGCGAAAATGGCCACACTGTATGCCAAGGGCAAGTTAAAGTTGAATGAGCCGTTCCGTCATGAAGGGCTGATGGGAACTGTGTATACAGGTCATTTGGTTGAGGAAGTTCAGATTGGAAAATATAAGGGTGTTATTCCTACTATTGGTGGACAGTCCTGGATTTACGGTTATAGCACGTATGTGCTTGATCCTTCCGATCCATTCGTTAACGGCTATACGATTGGCGATATCTGGGCATAA